From a single Calditrichota bacterium genomic region:
- a CDS encoding 4Fe-4S dicluster domain-containing protein, with translation MPFGFGGGRGRGRGGGGGGRGMGGGGRGRFLSEKNNFCICPNCKTVVPHQLGVPCYQTICPNCGTPMTRQFQSGLQNAGPVPTAAPMAQIPNVDAEMCTGCRKCLNVCPVNAIKMVDNNAVIDANQCSGCLVCIPACPFGAIKVGENG, from the coding sequence ATGCCATTTGGATTTGGAGGCGGAAGAGGACGTGGACGAGGTGGCGGCGGTGGCGGTCGCGGAATGGGCGGAGGAGGAAGAGGACGGTTTTTATCAGAAAAAAATAATTTTTGTATTTGTCCCAATTGCAAAACAGTTGTACCGCATCAGTTAGGAGTCCCTTGTTATCAGACGATTTGCCCCAATTGCGGCACTCCGATGACGCGACAATTTCAATCGGGTCTGCAAAACGCAGGACCAGTACCAACGGCAGCGCCAATGGCGCAGATCCCCAACGTAGATGCGGAAATGTGTACGGGCTGCAGAAAATGTCTCAATGTTTGTCCGGTAAATGCCATTAAAATGGTTGATAACAACGCGGTCATTGATGCCAATCAATGCAGTGGCTGTTTAGTCTGCATTCCTGCTTGTCCGTTTGGGGCAATTAAGGTAGGAGAGAATGGCTGA
- a CDS encoding cation diffusion facilitator family transporter produces MADKTAQLKMGQKIAFWATLITLLLSALKGVVGVAFDSKVLVADAFHSGADSIAIFASGFGLWLAARKKSERFPYGLYKAETFVTLFIGGFIVWAGAELLIEGYRKLFVVPPIIKFPILPVCASVISIVIAFFIARKEKKVGEQIHSQSLIANGKESFLDIFSSTVVLLGILVAYWRIPYVESAIIILISLLILKLGMENIWNSLLVLMDANLDKPLQGEIEKLVSEVTGVKSVNHVKIRQAGPFRLVETEFATNPSITIFQAHEIADDVEKQIMEKFPSVESVFVHVEPSRQREIRAIIPVKNIDGLRSQVNSHFGRAPYFVILKIFDDNVEIEDFYLNEFLDRKQHIGVHVVKVIVNYDLDMVFTSQIGEISFYMLKENFIDLYQIGNEDAKVEDVIAMYKENKLPRITAPTHSVDEAEVEKE; encoded by the coding sequence ATGGCTGACAAAACAGCACAATTAAAAATGGGGCAGAAGATTGCATTTTGGGCGACTTTGATCACGTTGCTGCTTTCTGCGCTCAAAGGCGTGGTAGGCGTTGCGTTTGATTCCAAAGTGTTGGTCGCTGATGCCTTTCATAGCGGTGCTGACAGTATCGCCATTTTCGCATCGGGATTCGGACTGTGGCTTGCGGCGAGAAAAAAAAGCGAGCGTTTTCCGTACGGTCTCTACAAAGCGGAGACATTTGTAACTTTGTTCATTGGCGGATTCATTGTGTGGGCAGGCGCGGAATTACTGATTGAAGGATATCGCAAATTATTCGTTGTGCCTCCGATCATAAAATTTCCGATTTTGCCTGTTTGCGCATCGGTAATTTCGATCGTGATTGCCTTTTTTATCGCCAGAAAAGAGAAAAAAGTCGGCGAGCAGATTCACTCGCAATCTTTAATTGCCAACGGCAAGGAATCGTTTCTGGACATTTTCTCATCGACTGTGGTTTTGCTGGGCATTCTCGTGGCTTATTGGCGCATTCCCTACGTGGAAAGCGCAATTATCATATTGATTTCCTTGCTGATTTTGAAATTGGGAATGGAAAATATCTGGAATTCGCTGCTGGTTTTGATGGATGCAAATTTGGACAAGCCTTTGCAGGGGGAGATAGAGAAGCTTGTTTCAGAAGTAACAGGCGTCAAGTCGGTGAATCATGTGAAAATCAGGCAAGCAGGTCCTTTTCGCCTGGTGGAAACCGAATTTGCCACAAATCCATCAATTACAATTTTTCAGGCGCATGAGATTGCCGATGATGTGGAAAAACAAATTATGGAAAAATTCCCTTCTGTGGAATCCGTATTTGTCCATGTGGAGCCGTCGCGCCAGCGAGAAATTCGTGCGATTATTCCGGTAAAAAATATCGATGGTCTGCGTTCGCAGGTTAATAGTCATTTCGGCAGAGCGCCGTACTTTGTCATTTTGAAAATATTTGATGACAATGTTGAAATTGAAGACTTTTACCTCAATGAATTTTTAGATCGTAAACAGCACATTGGAGTGCACGTTGTTAAGGTAATCGTGAATTACGATCTGGACATGGTTTTCACAAGCCAAATCGGTGAAATCTCTTTTTACATGCTGAAGGAGAATTTTATTGATCTTTATCAGATTGGCAATGAGGATGCCAAGGTGGAAGACGTGATAGCGATGTACAAAGAAAACAAGCTTCCGCGCATTACCGCACCCACGCACTCTGTGGATGAAGCGGAAGTTGAAAAGGAGTAA
- a CDS encoding FAD-dependent oxidoreductase: MKAIDKTNINGVALRNRFFMAPVKTSMGLPGGKVTEDNIKFYEKIAKGGTAAIILEPMAVLPSGKEHPKQLSIHDDSFVGDIKKLVDTIHKNGAVAGIHLNHAGRAANPKVIGQTPLAPSKMVCPTTGTEAQEMTTEQIQEIVAGFGAATRRAVAAGADFIEIQFGHGYLVAQFFSERTNKRTDEYGGSLENRLRFAREVLDEVTKNKGNLPFIVRVSGQEFVDGGLVPEDLAPLFELSENYGASALHVGYGNACDNPPWYYNHMAMPEDEQFRVLKAIKEMTNLPLIAVGRMGFVPKIDKVLGEGLADYIALGRPLIVDPEFPNKMISGKEEEIILCGGCLEGCLRSVKKGEKIKCIVNPDFNMPKITPSEKSRKVMIVGGGIAGISGAIHLARKGHKVTIFEKSDHLGGQAEYAPTLSFLKQQLQRTIDSVKRQLRTVDVDVKLATEVTPELVEKENPDVLIVATGSRQNIPAIKNLETQYYLTSLNFFSDPSKVKGDRILIVGLGMIGLEAAAILANQNKEVVGVEPLPEAAANMEPITRKVLLMKLAKMKNVTLYTNTLVKGFADDAAIISRNGEEKQLAPFDTVIIAAGMKPMTDLAEKLQSCCNGEVYAIGDAHEVGDIKSAFTEGMELINKVK, translated from the coding sequence ATGAAGGCGATTGATAAAACAAACATTAATGGCGTGGCGTTGAGAAACCGCTTTTTTATGGCTCCGGTGAAAACCTCGATGGGACTTCCCGGAGGAAAAGTGACTGAAGATAATATTAAATTCTACGAAAAAATAGCGAAAGGGGGGACGGCTGCCATTATTTTGGAGCCGATGGCTGTGCTTCCGAGCGGAAAAGAACATCCGAAACAGTTGAGTATTCATGATGACTCTTTTGTTGGCGACATCAAAAAACTTGTTGACACGATTCACAAAAATGGCGCTGTTGCTGGCATTCATCTGAATCATGCCGGTAGAGCCGCCAATCCTAAAGTCATTGGACAAACTCCATTGGCGCCGTCAAAAATGGTATGTCCGACTACGGGCACTGAAGCACAAGAAATGACAACAGAACAAATTCAGGAAATTGTAGCCGGTTTCGGCGCGGCAACGAGACGCGCGGTGGCTGCAGGAGCCGATTTTATCGAAATTCAGTTTGGTCACGGGTATCTCGTGGCGCAATTTTTTTCTGAAAGGACAAATAAAAGGACCGATGAATACGGCGGGAGTCTGGAAAATCGGCTCCGCTTTGCCCGCGAAGTCCTTGACGAAGTGACTAAAAATAAGGGCAATTTGCCGTTCATCGTGCGCGTTTCCGGACAAGAATTTGTTGACGGCGGGCTTGTGCCGGAAGATTTAGCGCCGCTTTTTGAGTTGAGCGAAAACTACGGGGCGTCTGCGTTGCATGTTGGCTACGGAAATGCTTGCGATAATCCGCCCTGGTACTACAACCACATGGCGATGCCCGAGGATGAGCAATTTCGCGTTTTGAAAGCGATCAAAGAAATGACCAACTTGCCGCTGATAGCAGTGGGAAGAATGGGCTTTGTCCCGAAAATAGACAAGGTTTTAGGCGAAGGTTTGGCGGATTACATCGCCTTGGGTAGGCCGCTGATTGTTGACCCGGAATTTCCCAACAAAATGATTTCCGGCAAGGAAGAGGAAATTATTTTGTGCGGCGGTTGTCTGGAAGGATGTCTGCGTTCTGTGAAAAAAGGCGAGAAGATCAAATGTATCGTTAATCCCGATTTCAACATGCCGAAAATTACTCCGTCCGAGAAATCGCGAAAGGTGATGATTGTCGGCGGCGGAATAGCAGGAATTTCCGGAGCAATTCATCTGGCGCGCAAGGGACACAAAGTCACAATTTTCGAAAAAAGCGATCATCTTGGCGGTCAGGCGGAATATGCCCCGACGCTTTCATTTCTCAAACAGCAATTACAGCGCACCATTGACAGCGTAAAAAGACAGTTGAGAACTGTAGATGTGGACGTAAAACTTGCTACTGAAGTAACGCCGGAATTGGTGGAAAAAGAAAATCCGGATGTCCTAATTGTTGCCACGGGCTCAAGGCAGAATATCCCTGCGATTAAAAATCTCGAAACCCAGTACTATCTGACCTCGCTGAATTTTTTCTCTGATCCGAGCAAAGTAAAAGGAGATCGAATTTTGATCGTTGGCCTTGGAATGATCGGATTGGAAGCAGCAGCAATTTTGGCAAATCAAAATAAAGAAGTGGTCGGTGTAGAGCCATTACCGGAGGCGGCAGCGAATATGGAGCCCATTACCAGGAAAGTTCTGCTGATGAAGTTGGCAAAAATGAAAAATGTGACGCTATACACCAATACATTAGTGAAAGGTTTTGCAGATGACGCCGCTATCATCAGCCGAAACGGAGAAGAAAAACAGCTTGCGCCTTT